The following DNA comes from Rhizobium sp. BT04.
CTCGACGTCATCGGATATGACATCACGCCGGCGGCGGTGGACCGCTTCATCACCGAAGGCGGGCGCGGCGTGGCAACCCCCGCCGATGCGGCAAAGGATGCCGACATTGTCGTCTCCGTGGTCGTCAACGGCGCGCAAACCGAGGCCGTGTTGTTCGGGCCTGAAGGCGTTGCGCATGTGATGAAGCCCGGCACCGTCTTCATCTCGTCGGCTACCATGGATCCCGCCGTCGCGCGCGATCTGGCGCAACGGGTGGAGGCTCTCGGCCTGCATTATCTCGACGCGCCGATTTCGGGCGGCGCCGCCAAAGCGGCGCAGGGCGCACTGACGATCATGGCGTCCGGCTCCAGACAAGCCTTCGACACTGCGCGCCCGGGTCTAGACGCCATGGCCGCCAAAGTCTACGAACTCGGCGACACCGCCGGCAAAGGTGCCGCCTTCAAGATGATCAACCAGCTTCTCGCCGGCGTGCACATCGCCGCCGCCTGCGAGGCGATAAGTTTTGCCGCCAAGCAGGGCCTCGACCTCGACAAGGTCTATGAGGTGATCACGGCTTCGGCTGGCAATTCGTGGATGTTCGAAAACCGCGTACCGCATGTGCTGGCCGGGGACTATACGCCACTCAGCAGCATCGAGATTTTCGTCAAGGATCTCGGTATCGTCCAGGACATGGCCCGGTCCGAGCGCTACCCGGTACCGCTCGCGTCAGCCGCTCTGCAGATGTATCTGGCTGCGGCAGGCGCCGGCATGGGCCGTGACGACGATTCCTCGCTCGCCCGGCTCTATGCCCAGCTTTCCGGCGCCGAATTGCCCGGCTCCGCCAAAGAGCCGCAAAGCTTGTAAAAGGAACTCTAGACATGCCGCTTTTCGCCGCCAACCTGACGATGATGTTCAACGAATGGGCGTTCCTCGACCGCTTCGACGCCGCAGCCGATGCCGGCTTTGCCGCCGTCGAATACCTCTTCCCCTATGAGGCCACGCCGGAGGCAATCGCCGAACGGCTTGCCCGCAACAATCTGCAGCAGGCCCTTTTCAACCTGCCGCCGGGCGACTGGGCAGCCGGCGAGCGTGGCATCGCCGCCCTTCCCGGACGGTTCGATGCGGTCAAAGCCGATGTCGAGCGGGCACTGGATTACGCTGCAGCGACGGGTGTGAAACGGTTACATTTGATGGCCGGCATCGCCGATCGCCACGACGAGGATGCCTCCTCCTGTTATCGGCGTTCCGTCACCTACACGGCCGAACGGCTCGCGGAAAAAGGCATTGATCTCCTGCTCGAGCCGATCAACGGGCGCAACATGCCGGGATATTTCCTCAACGATTTCGGTGCGGCCGAGCAGCTGATTGCCGAATGCGGCTTGACGAACCTGAAGCTCCAGTTCGACATCTATCACCGTCAGATCATCCATGGCGACGTCGTCATGGCGCTGCGGCGCCTGCTGTCGATCACCGGGCATATCCAGATCGCCAGCGTGCCGTCCCGCAACGAGCCGGACGGGGAAGAACTGAACTATCCCTATCTGTTCGGCGAAATCGACCGCCTTGGATATGATGGTTTCATCGGCTGCGAATATATCCCGCGCGGCCGCACACTGGACGGTCTTGGCTGGTTCAAACCTTTTGCACGGAGCTAGACGATGGCTATTTTGCTCGGATCGATCGCCGACGACTATACCGGCGCCTCCGACCTCGCCAACACACTGACGAAGAACGGCCTGCGCACGGTGCAGACAGTCGGCATCCCCGACCCGTCGCTGGCGCTACCGGATGTCGACTCCGTGGTGGTTTCCCTGAAAATCCGCTCGGTCCCCGCCTCGGACGCCGTGGCGGCCGCGACCAGCGCCGAGCGGTGGCTGCGCCAGCGGGGTGCCGGCCATGTGCTTTACAAGATCTGCTCGACCTTCGATTCCACCGATGCTGGCAATATCGGCCCGGTCACCGAGGCATTGAGCGAGGCGGCCGGCGGCGGCTCCGTGCTGGTGACACCCGCCTTCCCGGAAACGGGACGCACCGTCTATCTCGGCCATCTCTTCGTCGGCGGACAGCCGTTGAACGAAAGCCCGCTCAAGGACCATCCCCTCAATCCGATGCATGACGCCAATCTCGTGCGGGTTCTCACCCGACAATCGCGCAATGCCGTCGGAGTGGTCGATCTCACAGCCGTCGCGGCCGGACCCGGCGCTGTCAGGGCAAGGCTCGACGACCTGCGCGCGGCAGGCGTCACCATTGTTATCGCCGATGCGATTTTCGAACGGGATCTCGAAACGCTCGGCGAGATTGCATTGGAAACACCGGTATCGACAGGTGCGTCCGGTCTCGGCCTCGGCCTTGCCCGCGCCCTCGTCCGCTCCGGTCGGATATCCTCCGCCGGTGCAACGACGGCGGAGGCCATTCGCCCCGTGGGCGGGCTTTCCGCGATCGTTGCCGGCAGTTGCTCCAAGGCGACGCTCCGCCAGCTCGACATCGCCGAACGGTCGATGCCCGTGCTGCGGCTCGATCCGGAGCGCCTGCTTGCCGGCCCGGATGAGATCGCCGCAGCGATTTCCTGGGCCGGAGACCGCATCGCCGCCGGCCCCGTGGTAATCGCCGCAAGTGCCGCGCCGGAAACCGTGTCCCGGCTGCAGGCGCTCCACGGACGAGAGGCCTCCGGCCACGCGATCGAGACCGCAACATCGATCATAACAGCCGAACTGGTGGAGAGAGGCGTGCGCCGCCTCGTGGTCGCAGGCGGCGAAACCTCGGGCGCTGCCGTCGACAGGCTCGCCATTCCAGCATTTCTGATCGGACCGGAGATTGCACCCGGCGTGCCGGTGCTGCGCACGGTCGGCAATGCCCAGGGCGACATGCTTCTGGCGTTGAAGTCAGGAAACTTCGGAGGCGAGAATTTCTTTGCGGCAGCACTGGCGATGATGCACTGACCTGTCCGGCGCATGCAGCATCGCCAAGTGCCGGCTTAAAGCATGTCGCGCAAAAGTGTGCAGCGGTTTTGCGGCAACGACATGCGTAAAACAAAGAGCTAAAGCGTAAGGAGCGAATCTGAAAGATCGCGACGCGCTTTAGGCGCCGATGGTCGGGAAGGCCTCCGATCATTCTGGAATAGCCAGGGATAGCCTGGCAACAAAAGCCCCTGCGCCGCAATTCGCCCCAAAACCCCGAAGCTTTGCGAAAACGGCGTCAGGGCCCGGTGCGCGGCATCTCCGATTGGGCTTGGAAATAACCTCGTTATCCCCGGCGCTCATCGGCGCGCAGCCGCCGCCCGCATCGACGCAGCAGGCCTCGTCCGGCGCAAGCACCTGACGCTGGACGAGGCGCTGACAGCCCAGGACGCGTGTGGCCGACACAAGCCTGAGAATATCGCGAAACCGTCAGATTCGGTATTTTGTGCCGCCATATGCCGCCTTTCAGGAGAATCCGGCGCAGTGCAGGTGACAAACTACAATCAGTGAAGGGCGCGGATCCCGACAGATGCGGGCCTTCCATACAAGAGCGGGACAAAGATCTCGCCTATGGGAACAGAATTTTCTTCTTCGAGAACCGCGCTCCCGCCAGAGCCGAACACTGGGGAATTCACGTGAGCAAGAGCCTTCCGGAATTCAAATACATGACATTCGATGTCGTCGGTACGCTCATCGACTTCGAGAGCGGCCTCAAGGCCTGCTTGGCCGAGATCGCGTCCGAGGCAGGGGGCACGGTCAGCGGCGAGCAGGCACTCAGCCTCTACCGCGCAGCCCGCTACTCCGAGGATGCCGACCTTTTTCCCGACGACCTCGTGCGCGTCTACCTGGCGATCGCTCCGAAGCTCGGCCTGCCTGTCGACCAAAAATATGGCGAACGGTTGCGGGACTCGGCGAAGAGCTGGAAGGGTTTTGCAGACAGCGCTGCAGCGCTCGCCAGTCTTGCGAAGGATTACCGCCTCGTTGCGATGACCAATGCCCGCCGCTGGGCATTCGACTTCTTCGAAAAGGAACTCGGCGATCCCTTTTATGCCACCTTCACCGCGGACGATACCGGCACCGAAAAGCCCGATCCGGCGTTCTTCGAAAAGGTGTTCGATTACGTCGGCTCGGAGGGGCATTCAAAGGAAGACATCCTGCATGTCGCCCAGAGCCAGTACCACGATATCGGGATTTCCAGGAAACTCGGGCTGACCAATTGCTGGGTCGAGCGGCGCCATGCCGAAAAGGGCTACGGCGGCACGATCGAGCCGGCTGAATTCACCAAACCCGATTACCATTTCACGTCCATGGCAGGCCTTGCCGATGCCGTGGCTGCCGCGCGCGCCTGACTTTAAAACCGGATCGGGCCTGCCCGAAACGGGCAGCCCGCCACAGAAGAAAAGGGGAATGAGATGAACGACAAGATCACCAATTGGACCGCATCTGACGACGCCATGATCGAAACCGCCATCCGCCGTGGCGCGACCCGTCGAGAACTGCTGCATATGATGCTCGCGGGCGGCGTCGCCATGTCGGCCGGCGGGCTCGTGCTTGGCCGCGCCGGCAAGGCGCTTGCCGCGACACCCGTTTCCGGCGGCGCGCTCAAGGCGGCCGGCTGGTCGTCCTCCACGGCCGATACGCTTGACCCCGCCAAGGCGTCGCTCTCCACCGACTATGTCCGGTGCTGCTCCTTCTATAACCGCCTCACCTTCCTCGACAAATCAGGCACGCCGCAGATGGAGCTCGCCGAAGCGATCGAATCCAAGGATGCGAAGGTCTGGACGGTCAAGCTGAAGAAGGGCGTCACCTTCCACGACGGCAAGCCGCTGACCGCCGACGACGTGGTTTTCTCGCTGAAGCGCCATCTCGACCCCTCCGTCGGCTCGAAAGTCGCCAAGATCGCCGCCCAGATGACCGGCTTCAAGGCAGTCGACAAACAGACCGTCGAGATCACCCTCGCCGATCCGAATGCCGACCTGCCGACCATCCTGTCGATGCATCACTTCATGATCGTCGCCGACGGCACGACCGATTTCACCAAGGCCAACGGCACCGGCGCTTTCGTCAAGGAAGTGTTCGAGCCGGGCGTTCGCTCGGTCGGTATCAAGAACAAGAACTATTGGAAATCCGGCCCGAACGTCGATTCTTTCGAATATTTCGCCATCAGCGACGACAATGCCCGCGTCAATGCACTGCTGTCGGGCGACATCCACCTTGCAGCCTCGATCAATCCGCGCTCCATGCGCCTCGTCGAGGCCCAGGGGGACGGCTTCTTCCTGTCGAAGACCACCTCGGGCAACTACACCAACCTCAACATGCGGCTGGACATGGATCCCGGCAGCAAGCGCGACTTCGTCGAGGGCATGAAGTCCCTCGTCAACCGCGAGCAGATCGTCAAGTCGGTCCTGCGCGGCCTCGGTGAAGTCGGCAACGACCAGCCGGTTTCCCCGGTGAATTTCTACCGCAATGCGGATTTGAAGCCGCGGGCCTTCGATCCCGACAAGGCGAAGTTCCATTTCGACAAGGCCGGCGTCCTCGGCCAGTCCATTCCGGTGATCGCCTCCGAGGCGGCGAACTCCTCGATCGACATGGCGATGATCATTCAGGCTTCCGGCGCCGAAATCGGACTGAAGCTCGATGTCCAGCGCGTTCCCTCCGACGGCTACTGGGACAATTACTGGCTCAAGGCGCCGATCCACTTCGGCAATATCAATCCCCGTCCGACGCCGGATATTCTGTTCTCGCTGCTCTACTCCTCGCAGGCTCCCTGGAACGAGAGCCAGTACAAGTCGGAAAAGTTCGACAAGATGCTGATCGAAGCGCGAGGCTCGCTCGACCAGGAGAAGCGCAGGGCGATCTACGACGAGATGCAGGTGATGATTGCCAACGAAGCCGGCACCATCATCCCGGCCTATCTCTCGAATGTCGATGCCACCACCGCCAAGCTCAAGGGTCTGGAGCCCAGCCCGCTTGGCGGCCAGATGGGATACGCCTTCGCGGAATACGTCTGGCTCGAAGCCTGATAAAATGAAGGGAACCGGGGCTGCAGCAGCCAGGCCCCGGTTCTTCCGAACTGAACTCGAACGCAGAAAGGGAGGCGCCCGTGAACCATCAGGTCTTGTCCCTGGTGCTGAGCCGATTGCTCATCGCCCTAATCACCCTGGTGATCGTCTCCTTCGCCGTCTTCTTCGCGACAACGCTGTTGCCCGGAGATACGGCGACTATCCTGCTCGGTCAGGCCGCCACGCCGGAAGCCGTCGAAGGCCTCCGCAAGGCAATGCATCTCGACGAGCCGGCCCTCTTCCGCTTCCTGCGCTGGGTCGTCGGGCTGCTGCAAGGCGACCTCGGCACGTCCTACGCCAACGAAATGCCGGTTACCGCGCTCATTGCCGGCCGCTTCGTCAATACGCTGAAACTTGCCGGCGTCACCGCACTCTTTTCCGTGCCGATCGCGCTCACGCTTGGGATTACCTCGGCGATGCTGCGCGGTACATTCTACGACCGGATCGTCACGGTGATCACCATCGGCGTCATCTCTGTGCCGGAGTTCATGGTCGCGACCTCCGCCGCGCTGATCTTCGCCGTCTATCTGAAATGGCTGCCGGCGCTGTCCCTGGCCAATGAGGTCCATAGTCTGAGCGACATCTTGCGCGTCTATGCCATGCCGGTGATCACGCTGACCTTCGTCGTCTCGGCCCAGATGATCCGCATGACGCGGGCGGCTGTCATCGAGACGCTCAACACGCCCTATGTCGAGATGGCGTTGCTCAAGGGCGCTTCGCGGCCGCGCATCGTCTTT
Coding sequences within:
- the ltnD gene encoding L-threonate dehydrogenase, producing MSLLAENPGSTVVAAVIGLGSMGLGMARSMKRAGLDVIGYDITPAAVDRFITEGGRGVATPADAAKDADIVVSVVVNGAQTEAVLFGPEGVAHVMKPGTVFISSATMDPAVARDLAQRVEALGLHYLDAPISGGAAKAAQGALTIMASGSRQAFDTARPGLDAMAAKVYELGDTAGKGAAFKMINQLLAGVHIAAACEAISFAAKQGLDLDKVYEVITASAGNSWMFENRVPHVLAGDYTPLSSIEIFVKDLGIVQDMARSERYPVPLASAALQMYLAAAGAGMGRDDDSSLARLYAQLSGAELPGSAKEPQSL
- the otnI gene encoding 2-oxo-tetronate isomerase, which encodes MPLFAANLTMMFNEWAFLDRFDAAADAGFAAVEYLFPYEATPEAIAERLARNNLQQALFNLPPGDWAAGERGIAALPGRFDAVKADVERALDYAAATGVKRLHLMAGIADRHDEDASSCYRRSVTYTAERLAEKGIDLLLEPINGRNMPGYFLNDFGAAEQLIAECGLTNLKLQFDIYHRQIIHGDVVMALRRLLSITGHIQIASVPSRNEPDGEELNYPYLFGEIDRLGYDGFIGCEYIPRGRTLDGLGWFKPFARS
- the otnK gene encoding 3-oxo-tetronate kinase — its product is MAILLGSIADDYTGASDLANTLTKNGLRTVQTVGIPDPSLALPDVDSVVVSLKIRSVPASDAVAAATSAERWLRQRGAGHVLYKICSTFDSTDAGNIGPVTEALSEAAGGGSVLVTPAFPETGRTVYLGHLFVGGQPLNESPLKDHPLNPMHDANLVRVLTRQSRNAVGVVDLTAVAAGPGAVRARLDDLRAAGVTIVIADAIFERDLETLGEIALETPVSTGASGLGLGLARALVRSGRISSAGATTAEAIRPVGGLSAIVAGSCSKATLRQLDIAERSMPVLRLDPERLLAGPDEIAAAISWAGDRIAAGPVVIAASAAPETVSRLQALHGREASGHAIETATSIITAELVERGVRRLVVAGGETSGAAVDRLAIPAFLIGPEIAPGVPVLRTVGNAQGDMLLALKSGNFGGENFFAAALAMMH
- a CDS encoding HAD-IA family hydrolase, translated to MSKSLPEFKYMTFDVVGTLIDFESGLKACLAEIASEAGGTVSGEQALSLYRAARYSEDADLFPDDLVRVYLAIAPKLGLPVDQKYGERLRDSAKSWKGFADSAAALASLAKDYRLVAMTNARRWAFDFFEKELGDPFYATFTADDTGTEKPDPAFFEKVFDYVGSEGHSKEDILHVAQSQYHDIGISRKLGLTNCWVERRHAEKGYGGTIEPAEFTKPDYHFTSMAGLADAVAAARA
- a CDS encoding ABC transporter substrate-binding protein, coding for MNDKITNWTASDDAMIETAIRRGATRRELLHMMLAGGVAMSAGGLVLGRAGKALAATPVSGGALKAAGWSSSTADTLDPAKASLSTDYVRCCSFYNRLTFLDKSGTPQMELAEAIESKDAKVWTVKLKKGVTFHDGKPLTADDVVFSLKRHLDPSVGSKVAKIAAQMTGFKAVDKQTVEITLADPNADLPTILSMHHFMIVADGTTDFTKANGTGAFVKEVFEPGVRSVGIKNKNYWKSGPNVDSFEYFAISDDNARVNALLSGDIHLAASINPRSMRLVEAQGDGFFLSKTTSGNYTNLNMRLDMDPGSKRDFVEGMKSLVNREQIVKSVLRGLGEVGNDQPVSPVNFYRNADLKPRAFDPDKAKFHFDKAGVLGQSIPVIASEAANSSIDMAMIIQASGAEIGLKLDVQRVPSDGYWDNYWLKAPIHFGNINPRPTPDILFSLLYSSQAPWNESQYKSEKFDKMLIEARGSLDQEKRRAIYDEMQVMIANEAGTIIPAYLSNVDATTAKLKGLEPSPLGGQMGYAFAEYVWLEA
- a CDS encoding ABC transporter permease, translated to MNHQVLSLVLSRLLIALITLVIVSFAVFFATTLLPGDTATILLGQAATPEAVEGLRKAMHLDEPALFRFLRWVVGLLQGDLGTSYANEMPVTALIAGRFVNTLKLAGVTALFSVPIALTLGITSAMLRGTFYDRIVTVITIGVISVPEFMVATSAALIFAVYLKWLPALSLANEVHSLSDILRVYAMPVITLTFVVSAQMIRMTRAAVIETLNTPYVEMALLKGASRPRIVFRHALPNALGPIVNAVALSLSYLLGGVIIVETIFNYPGIAKLMLDGVATRDLPLIQSCAMIFCLGYLLLITIADIIAILSNPRLR